Proteins found in one Oncorhynchus mykiss isolate Arlee chromosome 3, USDA_OmykA_1.1, whole genome shotgun sequence genomic segment:
- the LOC110520575 gene encoding mitochondrial pyruvate carrier 2 → MAAMRVSYHKLLDKIGLMLPAKLRPLYNHPAGPKTIFFWAPMFKWGLVGAGLADMSRPAEKLSFSQSAVLTATGLTWSRYSLVIIPKNWNLFAVNLFVGSAGISQLYRIFQYEQGKKALAKEEAAPAES, encoded by the exons ATGGCTGCGATGAGAGTTTCCTATCACAAACTGCTGGATAAGATCGGGCTAATGTTGCCAGCAAAACTGAGACCTCTCTACAATCACCCTGCAG GTCCAAAGACTATTTTCTTCTGGGCCCCGATGTTCAAATGG GGTCTGGTCGGGGCTGGTCTGGCAGATATGAGTCGACCAGCTGAGAAACTGAGCTTTTCCCAGTCTGCTGTACTGACAGCCACAG GTCTGACCTGGTCCAGATACTCTTTGGTCATCATTCCAAAGAACTGGAACCTCTTTGCTGTCAATTTATTTGTGGGTAGTGCTGGAATATCCCAGCTCTACAGGATCTTCCA GTATGAACAAGGGAAGAAGGCACTAGCAAAGGAGGAAGCTGCCCCAGCAGAGTCTTGA